The following coding sequences are from one Arthrobacter sp. PvP023 window:
- a CDS encoding IucA/IucC family siderophore biosynthesis protein produces MTIADLEAVLTAGNAATHLTPQRWAAANRHLVRKALAEFSHERILSPERTSAGDPAGGGRESAARSQHYRVLSDDATVEYRFSATIRPLEHWSVDADSIMCSRDGEDAPLDALRFITEFRDTLGIRPEMLPVYLEEISSTLSSHAYKQWMGQPSSAELAAGVTRGADAATDFQAIERSMTEGHPCFVANNGRLGFGINDYRAFAPEAGAPVQLEWIAVHRSKAVFTSSEGLDYAAHLEAELGANTLASFEAGLTALGLDPARYFLMPVHPWQWENKLTVTFAAEIAQHHIVHLGIGADSYQAQQSIRTFFNTSAPEKAYVKTAMSVLNMGFMRGLSPLYMKATPAINDWLQELIGSDEALRGRGLAMIREVAAIGYHNGYYEAASAKDSPYRKMLSALWRESPLPLLKDGQQLATMASLLHVDSAGRPLVSALIEQSGLAPGEWLRRYFEAYLVPLVHCLYRYELAFMPHGENVILVLENGVPVRAVMKDIAEEIVVMGDRLELPDAVSRIKVDIPDGEKVLAIFTDVFDCIFRFLGALLEEDGVLGGNEFWRIAAEAIRDYQAEHPELADQFARHDLFAPDFQFSCLNRLQLRNNQQMLDLADPSGGLQMAGRLANPLATSAREVPGEVPGARD; encoded by the coding sequence ATGACCATCGCTGACCTTGAAGCCGTCCTGACCGCGGGCAACGCGGCAACCCACCTCACCCCGCAACGCTGGGCTGCGGCCAACCGCCACCTTGTCCGCAAGGCGCTCGCCGAGTTCTCCCACGAGCGCATCCTCAGTCCGGAACGGACCAGCGCCGGGGACCCGGCCGGGGGCGGCAGGGAATCCGCAGCCCGGTCCCAGCACTACCGGGTGCTCAGTGATGACGCCACGGTTGAGTACCGCTTCTCCGCAACTATCCGGCCCCTTGAGCACTGGTCCGTGGATGCCGACTCGATCATGTGTAGCCGGGACGGGGAGGATGCGCCCCTGGACGCGCTCCGGTTCATCACCGAATTCCGCGACACCCTGGGGATTCGGCCGGAGATGCTCCCTGTCTATCTTGAGGAGATCAGCAGCACGCTCTCCAGCCATGCATACAAGCAGTGGATGGGCCAGCCGTCCTCCGCTGAGCTGGCGGCCGGCGTGACGCGCGGCGCGGATGCGGCCACGGACTTCCAGGCCATTGAGCGGAGCATGACCGAGGGACATCCCTGCTTCGTGGCCAACAACGGCCGGCTGGGCTTCGGCATCAACGATTACCGTGCCTTTGCTCCGGAAGCCGGCGCCCCTGTTCAGCTGGAATGGATCGCAGTGCACCGGAGCAAGGCCGTGTTCACCTCCAGCGAGGGACTGGACTATGCCGCCCACCTTGAAGCCGAACTGGGCGCGAACACCCTGGCCTCTTTCGAGGCCGGGCTCACTGCCCTGGGACTGGACCCGGCCCGGTACTTTCTGATGCCGGTGCACCCCTGGCAGTGGGAGAACAAGCTGACGGTCACCTTTGCCGCCGAAATCGCCCAGCATCATATTGTCCACCTCGGCATCGGGGCTGACAGTTACCAGGCGCAGCAGTCCATCAGGACATTCTTCAACACGTCCGCGCCGGAAAAGGCCTACGTCAAGACGGCCATGTCCGTCCTGAACATGGGCTTCATGCGCGGGCTCTCGCCGCTGTACATGAAGGCCACCCCGGCCATCAATGACTGGCTCCAGGAGCTGATCGGCAGCGATGAGGCCCTGCGGGGCAGGGGACTTGCCATGATCCGCGAGGTGGCCGCCATCGGATACCACAACGGCTATTACGAGGCGGCGTCCGCCAAGGATTCGCCGTACCGGAAAATGCTGTCGGCGCTGTGGCGGGAAAGCCCGCTGCCGTTGCTGAAGGACGGGCAGCAGCTGGCCACCATGGCCTCGCTGCTGCACGTTGACTCGGCCGGCAGGCCCCTGGTGTCCGCGCTGATCGAACAGTCCGGGCTCGCGCCGGGGGAGTGGCTGCGGCGGTACTTCGAGGCCTATCTCGTCCCGCTGGTGCACTGCCTGTACCGCTACGAGCTCGCGTTCATGCCGCATGGGGAGAACGTGATCCTGGTCCTGGAAAACGGCGTGCCCGTGCGCGCGGTGATGAAGGACATTGCGGAGGAAATCGTAGTGATGGGGGACCGGCTTGAGCTGCCGGACGCCGTGTCCCGGATCAAGGTGGATATTCCCGACGGTGAGAAGGTCCTGGCCATCTTCACCGATGTGTTCGACTGCATCTTCCGGTTCCTCGGTGCCCTCCTCGAGGAAGACGGGGTGCTTGGCGGCAACGAATTCTGGCGCATCGCGGCTGAAGCCATTCGCGACTACCAGGCGGAACACCCGGAGCTGGCGGACCAATTTGCCCGCCACGACCTGTTTGCGCCCGACTTCCAGTTCTCCTGCCTGAACAGGCTGCAGCTGCGCAACAACCAGCAGATGCTGGACCTGGCGGACCCGTCCGGGGGCCTGCAGATGGCAGGCCGGCTGGCGAACCCGCTCGCAACGTCCGCCCGGGAAGTCCCGGGTGAGGTGCCCGGCGCAAGGGACTAG
- a CDS encoding aspartate aminotransferase family protein: protein MLPPVDQKPPGFPSPTAGHDFGSRVELALAATNHLFNSRNAPRYVAQVLQGVTAVATKLERTTKPFTGVGPRELRERVAAVDLGAPLPDTAAALAELEEVYLKDAVYFHDAKYAAHLNCPVVIPALVGESILSAVNSSMDTWDQSAGATMIERRLIDWTAERLSLGGTADGVFTSGGSQSNFQALLIARNHAVAGLRKLPGNDSLRLPGLLDKLRVFASEDSHFSIRKSVSMLGLGYDAVVPVAYGPDHRMDPAALAAALAQATDAGLVPMAVVGTAGTTDFGAVDPLSELAALARAYGAWFHVDAAYGGGLMVSGRYGHRLDGIGLADSVTVDFHKTFFQPVSSSALLVRDRATLQHVTYYADYLNPESAALADIPNQVDKSIQTTRRFDALKLWLTLRIMGADAVGALLDEAIDLAARTGQALAADPDFELAAEPQLSTLVFRYRPVLADDNRLAEDSADTLNPAIRAAVFASGDAVVAGTKVAGRHYLKFTLLNAEATPEDISAIINLLRSTGEALLAGQEAAA, encoded by the coding sequence CTGTTGCCCCCTGTGGACCAAAAACCCCCGGGCTTCCCCTCCCCGACTGCCGGGCACGACTTCGGCTCCCGGGTGGAGCTCGCCCTCGCCGCCACCAACCACCTGTTCAACTCCCGCAATGCGCCGCGCTACGTGGCCCAGGTCCTCCAGGGCGTCACCGCCGTGGCCACCAAACTGGAGCGGACCACCAAACCGTTCACCGGCGTCGGACCCCGCGAACTCAGGGAACGCGTCGCCGCCGTCGACCTGGGCGCACCGTTGCCGGACACCGCTGCCGCGCTGGCTGAACTTGAAGAGGTCTACCTGAAGGATGCCGTCTACTTCCACGACGCGAAGTACGCGGCCCACCTGAACTGCCCCGTGGTCATCCCGGCGCTGGTGGGAGAGAGCATCCTGTCCGCCGTGAATTCCTCCATGGACACCTGGGACCAGAGCGCCGGCGCCACCATGATCGAGCGCCGCCTCATCGACTGGACCGCGGAGCGGCTGTCCCTCGGCGGCACAGCGGACGGTGTGTTCACGTCCGGCGGTAGCCAGTCCAACTTCCAGGCGCTGCTTATTGCCCGCAACCACGCTGTCGCCGGACTGCGGAAGCTGCCCGGGAATGATTCCCTGCGGCTGCCGGGCCTCCTGGACAAGCTGCGGGTCTTCGCCTCGGAGGACAGCCACTTCAGCATCCGGAAATCGGTGTCCATGCTGGGACTGGGGTACGACGCCGTCGTGCCGGTCGCGTACGGACCTGACCACCGGATGGACCCGGCCGCGCTGGCGGCCGCACTGGCGCAGGCTACCGACGCCGGCCTGGTGCCGATGGCCGTGGTGGGAACCGCCGGAACAACCGATTTCGGCGCGGTGGATCCGCTCTCGGAGCTGGCAGCCCTCGCCAGGGCGTACGGGGCGTGGTTCCACGTGGACGCCGCCTACGGCGGCGGGCTCATGGTCTCCGGCCGCTACGGGCACCGGCTGGACGGAATCGGCCTGGCCGACTCGGTCACCGTGGACTTCCACAAGACCTTCTTCCAGCCCGTCAGCTCCAGTGCCCTGCTGGTCCGGGACCGGGCCACGCTGCAGCACGTGACCTACTATGCGGACTACCTCAATCCGGAGAGCGCCGCGCTGGCGGACATTCCCAACCAGGTGGACAAGAGCATCCAGACCACGCGGCGCTTTGACGCGCTGAAGCTCTGGCTCACGCTCCGGATCATGGGGGCGGATGCCGTGGGTGCCCTGCTGGACGAAGCGATCGACCTTGCGGCTCGCACCGGGCAGGCCCTGGCGGCGGATCCGGACTTTGAGCTGGCCGCCGAACCGCAGTTGAGCACGCTGGTTTTCCGGTACCGTCCGGTCCTTGCTGACGACAACCGGCTGGCCGAGGACTCCGCCGACACGCTTAACCCGGCCATCCGGGCCGCGGTGTTTGCCTCGGGCGACGCGGTGGTGGCCGGAACCAAGGTGGCCGGCAGGCATTACCTGAAGTTCACGCTGCTCAACGCCGAGGCCACCCCGGAGGACATCAGCGCGATCATCAACCTGCTCCGCAGCACCGGCGAAGCGCTGCTTGCCGGGCAGGAGGCCGCAGCATGA
- a CDS encoding SDR family oxidoreductase, whose product MTEQVPGTTALITGATAGLGAEFARQLAEQGHHMVLVARDAERLRAAAHELENNYSITAEVLSADLTDDAGVAAVVERLSDPARPVEILVNNAGIGLLKPFDKNSLDEERRHLRLHVQTPMELCHAALQGMLARGSGRIINVASVAAFANRGSYSAAKAWQVTFSRWANLAYAGSGVKVTAVCPGFTHTEFHDRMGMDKTVAPRWLWLHADRVVREGLADNDRGRAVSIPTKRYKIVAAASRMLPARFTSGPPRRPAE is encoded by the coding sequence ATGACGGAACAAGTTCCCGGAACCACAGCCCTGATCACCGGCGCCACCGCAGGCCTAGGCGCCGAGTTTGCCCGCCAGCTCGCCGAGCAGGGCCACCACATGGTCCTGGTCGCGCGGGACGCGGAGCGGCTGCGGGCCGCGGCGCACGAACTGGAAAACAACTACAGCATCACCGCGGAGGTGCTGTCCGCGGACCTGACGGACGACGCCGGGGTGGCCGCCGTCGTCGAACGCCTTTCCGACCCTGCGCGGCCGGTGGAAATCCTGGTCAACAACGCGGGGATCGGGTTGCTGAAGCCGTTCGACAAGAACAGCCTGGACGAGGAGCGCCGGCACCTGAGGTTGCATGTGCAGACGCCCATGGAACTCTGCCATGCAGCGCTGCAGGGCATGCTGGCGCGGGGTTCCGGAAGGATCATCAATGTGGCCAGCGTTGCCGCCTTCGCCAACCGGGGCAGCTACTCGGCGGCGAAGGCGTGGCAGGTGACCTTCAGCCGCTGGGCCAACCTGGCATATGCCGGGAGCGGGGTGAAGGTGACGGCGGTGTGCCCGGGATTCACCCACACCGAATTCCACGACCGCATGGGCATGGACAAGACCGTGGCCCCGCGCTGGCTGTGGCTGCACGCTGACCGCGTGGTCCGGGAAGGACTGGCGGACAACGACCGCGGCCGTGCGGTTTCCATCCCCACCAAGCGGTACAAGATCGTCGCCGCCGCCTCAAGGATGCTGCCTGCCCGCTTCACGTCCGGGCCCCCGCGCAGGCCTGCTGAGTAG
- a CDS encoding MFS transporter, with translation MPKDRSMTDSSAGVNNARGTDNILPEGGAPQSAKKPRLLPRRRLKESDVNVVDQPMLKKALGGTIVGNTMEWYDVGVFGYLITTMGPVFLPESDPSTRNLFLLGTFAATFIARPLGGVIFGWLGDKVGRQKILATTLMIMAASTFAIGLLPGYAQIGLWAAGLLVLLKIIQGFSTGGEYAGATTFVSEYAADKRRGFFASFLDLGSYMGFAMGAALVSVLQLTLGQETMEDWGWRIPFLVAGPLGLIAVYFRSKIEESPQFQATLDAQEELAKNATDGDVASAKGPVGIVKAYWRPIITAMVVVAAANTAGYALTSYMPTYLTDSKGYDELHGTLLTIPVLVVMALCIPLTGRLSDRVGRRPVLWVGALSTIVLAIPAFMLIGIGEIWSTLAGLALIAFPVTFYVANLASALPAQFPTSSRYGAMGISYNFAVAIFGGTTPFIVELLIKVTGNDMMPAYYLMATSVAGAIGIYFLKESANRPLPGSMPSVDTQAEARELVATQDENPLIDLDDMPFDDYTQATEKTPVKA, from the coding sequence ATGCCCAAAGACCGAAGCATGACCGACTCTTCAGCAGGCGTGAACAACGCCCGCGGAACCGACAATATTTTGCCTGAGGGCGGTGCGCCCCAAAGCGCCAAGAAGCCGAGGCTGCTGCCTCGCCGCAGGCTCAAGGAATCCGACGTCAATGTCGTGGACCAGCCCATGCTGAAGAAAGCACTGGGTGGAACCATCGTCGGCAACACCATGGAGTGGTACGACGTGGGAGTCTTCGGCTACCTCATCACCACCATGGGTCCGGTCTTCCTGCCGGAATCAGATCCCTCCACGCGAAACCTGTTCCTGCTGGGAACATTCGCCGCCACCTTCATTGCACGCCCCCTTGGCGGCGTGATCTTCGGCTGGCTGGGTGACAAGGTTGGCAGGCAGAAGATTCTGGCCACCACCCTCATGATCATGGCTGCGAGCACCTTCGCCATCGGCCTGCTGCCCGGCTACGCGCAGATCGGCCTGTGGGCGGCCGGCTTGTTGGTCCTGCTTAAGATCATTCAGGGCTTCTCCACCGGCGGCGAGTACGCCGGTGCCACAACTTTCGTCAGTGAATATGCCGCTGACAAGCGCAGGGGCTTCTTCGCCAGCTTCCTGGACCTCGGCAGCTACATGGGCTTTGCCATGGGTGCGGCACTTGTTTCGGTGCTGCAACTTACCCTGGGCCAGGAAACCATGGAGGACTGGGGCTGGCGCATTCCGTTCCTCGTGGCCGGACCGCTGGGCCTGATCGCCGTGTACTTCCGAAGCAAAATCGAGGAATCTCCGCAGTTCCAGGCAACCCTGGACGCGCAGGAGGAACTCGCCAAGAATGCCACCGACGGTGACGTCGCCTCGGCCAAGGGCCCGGTGGGAATCGTGAAGGCGTACTGGCGCCCCATCATCACCGCAATGGTTGTGGTGGCCGCGGCCAACACCGCCGGTTATGCCCTGACGTCCTACATGCCGACGTACCTCACGGACTCCAAGGGTTACGACGAACTCCACGGCACGCTGCTGACCATCCCGGTCCTGGTAGTCATGGCACTCTGCATTCCGCTCACCGGACGCCTCTCGGACCGCGTCGGCCGTCGCCCTGTCCTGTGGGTCGGCGCGCTGAGCACCATCGTCCTGGCTATTCCGGCGTTCATGTTGATCGGAATCGGCGAAATCTGGTCCACGCTGGCGGGCCTGGCACTGATCGCTTTCCCCGTCACGTTCTATGTGGCCAACCTGGCGTCCGCCTTGCCGGCCCAGTTCCCCACCTCCAGCCGTTACGGCGCCATGGGCATCTCCTACAACTTCGCGGTGGCCATCTTCGGCGGCACCACACCCTTCATTGTGGAACTGCTGATCAAGGTCACGGGCAACGACATGATGCCCGCCTACTACCTGATGGCGACCTCCGTGGCCGGTGCGATCGGAATCTACTTCCTGAAGGAATCCGCCAACCGCCCGCTGCCCGGCTCCATGCCTAGCGTGGACACCCAGGCCGAGGCCCGCGAACTGGTGGCAACCCAGGACGAGAATCCGCTGATCGACCTGGACGACATGCCGTTCGATGACTACACGCAGGCTACGGAAAAGACTCCGGTCAAGGCCTGA
- a CDS encoding lysine N(6)-hydroxylase/L-ornithine N(5)-oxygenase family protein: MSTSGPGRIYDVAGIGVGPFNLGLAALAEPVDGVDAVFLERRHSFDWHPGMMLEPAHLQVPFMADLVTLADPTSPYSFLNFLKQTGRLYRFYIRENFYPLRAEYNQYCQWVAGQLDSVRFGTDVREITYDDGVYSLSVDGPAGPEVLRARRLVLGTGTSPYVPAACDGIVEAGAAGGGVVLHNADYLARKSELQKQRSITIVGSGQSAAEIYYELLQEIDVHGYQLNWVTRSGRFFPLEYTKLTLEMTSPEYVDYFHGLPEERRDGLIKSQKNLYKGINSELIDAIYDLLYAKSLSGAVDTRLLTHSALTGASWDPASGTHTLQLRHEEQCADYSLDTEAVVFATGYGYREPGFLAGVQDRIARDGAGRFAVERNYSTGVEPGEIFVQNAELHTHGFVTPDLGMAAYRNSCILRGICGREVYPVERSIAFQEFGVPAPALVPA; encoded by the coding sequence ATCAGCACCTCGGGCCCGGGCCGCATTTACGACGTCGCCGGAATCGGCGTCGGACCCTTCAACCTGGGACTCGCCGCGCTTGCGGAGCCTGTGGACGGGGTCGACGCAGTGTTCCTGGAGCGCCGCCACTCGTTCGACTGGCACCCTGGCATGATGCTGGAGCCCGCCCACCTGCAGGTCCCGTTCATGGCGGACCTCGTGACGCTGGCCGACCCCACGTCCCCCTATTCGTTCCTGAACTTCCTGAAGCAGACGGGCAGGCTCTACCGCTTCTACATCCGGGAAAACTTCTACCCACTGCGCGCCGAGTACAACCAGTACTGCCAGTGGGTGGCCGGCCAGCTCGATTCGGTGCGCTTCGGCACGGACGTCCGGGAGATCACGTACGACGACGGCGTGTACAGCCTGTCCGTGGACGGTCCCGCAGGGCCTGAGGTGCTGCGCGCCCGGCGGCTGGTGCTGGGCACCGGAACATCGCCTTACGTGCCGGCTGCCTGCGACGGAATAGTCGAGGCGGGAGCCGCCGGCGGCGGTGTGGTGCTCCACAACGCCGACTACCTGGCGCGGAAGAGCGAACTGCAGAAGCAGCGGAGCATCACCATCGTGGGCAGCGGCCAGAGCGCCGCCGAAATCTACTACGAACTGCTGCAGGAGATCGACGTCCACGGGTACCAGCTCAACTGGGTCACCCGCTCCGGCCGGTTCTTCCCGCTGGAGTACACCAAGCTCACCCTGGAGATGACGTCGCCGGAGTATGTGGACTACTTCCACGGGCTACCGGAGGAGCGGCGCGACGGCCTGATCAAGAGCCAGAAGAACCTGTACAAAGGCATCAACTCCGAGCTCATCGACGCCATCTACGACCTCCTGTATGCCAAGAGCCTCTCCGGCGCCGTGGATACGCGGCTGCTGACGCACTCGGCACTCACCGGGGCGTCCTGGGACCCGGCATCCGGTACACACACCCTGCAGCTGCGGCACGAGGAGCAGTGCGCGGATTACTCGCTGGACACCGAAGCGGTGGTGTTTGCTACCGGCTACGGCTACCGCGAGCCGGGGTTCCTGGCCGGAGTGCAGGACCGCATCGCCCGCGACGGCGCCGGCAGGTTCGCGGTGGAGCGCAACTACAGCACCGGCGTCGAGCCCGGGGAGATCTTCGTCCAGAACGCCGAACTCCATACGCACGGCTTCGTCACGCCGGACCTGGGCATGGCCGCCTACCGCAACTCGTGCATCCTGCGCGGCATCTGCGGGCGCGAGGTCTACCCCGTGGAACGGAGTATCGCCTTCCAGGAGTTTGGGGTGCCGGCCCCGGCACTGGTGCCGGCATGA
- a CDS encoding GNAT family N-acetyltransferase has protein sequence MSFTFRCFDPESDAELLHCWVTRPYAAFWGMQSATVADVVEEYSTIQSSGHHHALLGLDDGVPAFLMEEYLPAFSPLAGLYAVQPGDIGMHLLVGPPAGPPRTGYTAAAMEAVLDRLFAKDKVERVVVEPDARNHKIHVLNARLGFQPAGEIVLPDKQALLSFCTRGAFHSARAALHSSPIRQSPIRQGASL, from the coding sequence ATGAGCTTCACGTTCCGCTGCTTCGATCCGGAATCCGACGCGGAGCTCCTCCACTGCTGGGTGACCCGTCCTTATGCCGCTTTCTGGGGGATGCAGTCCGCCACCGTGGCGGACGTTGTTGAGGAATACTCAACGATCCAGTCCAGCGGGCATCACCACGCGCTGCTGGGGCTCGACGACGGCGTTCCCGCCTTCCTGATGGAGGAGTACCTTCCGGCCTTCTCGCCCCTGGCCGGCCTCTACGCCGTGCAGCCGGGGGACATCGGCATGCACCTCCTGGTGGGTCCGCCGGCCGGACCGCCGCGCACCGGCTACACCGCCGCCGCGATGGAAGCGGTTTTGGACCGGCTCTTCGCCAAGGACAAAGTGGAGCGCGTGGTGGTTGAGCCGGACGCCCGGAACCACAAAATCCATGTCCTCAATGCGCGGCTGGGTTTCCAGCCCGCCGGGGAGATCGTACTGCCGGACAAGCAGGCCCTCCTCAGTTTCTGCACCCGGGGAGCTTTCCACTCCGCCCGTGCAGCCCTCCATTCTTCCCCGATCCGCCAGTCCCCGATCCGCCAGGGAGCATCACTATGA
- a CDS encoding ATP-binding protein — MSSQFGLRAAAVPESLELIHELLEEVWAGEPGIEPMDRIRFETALIEVASNIIEHSQPASTDPVRFVLAVECEPERLYAEFTDNARPAGIDLSAAELPDDMSGSGRGLALAKVALDQFSYAKEDAGNRWTLLCRRKSAAAATH; from the coding sequence ATGAGCAGCCAGTTCGGCCTGCGGGCCGCCGCGGTTCCCGAAAGCCTGGAGCTGATCCATGAGCTGCTGGAGGAAGTCTGGGCGGGCGAACCCGGAATCGAGCCCATGGACCGTATCCGGTTCGAGACTGCGCTCATTGAGGTGGCGTCAAACATCATCGAGCACTCGCAGCCGGCCAGCACGGATCCCGTGCGGTTCGTCCTGGCAGTTGAGTGCGAACCGGAGCGGCTGTATGCCGAATTCACGGACAATGCCCGGCCCGCCGGCATCGACCTGTCGGCGGCCGAACTGCCGGACGACATGTCCGGGAGCGGCCGCGGACTTGCCCTCGCCAAGGTTGCCCTGGACCAGTTTTCCTACGCCAAGGAGGACGCCGGCAACCGCTGGACGCTGCTGTGCCGCCGCAAGTCAGCAGCCGCCGCCACGCATTAG
- a CDS encoding FUSC family protein has protein sequence MNALRRHLRDLHSLGPANSDHLSALRVAVSVAVPSLVLLVFGRPELIIYAVFGALTGMYGRSEPHQLRLRHQAQAALVLLSGVGVGIFLSVNHLHSWWLVGVEAVLAGVGSVFSDRVNLKPNGPFFGILALGACASVPTTVPWFAALFIAAASAAFSIIIGFGGWVRGRRWQPGATRAAAPLRGLRRYAAMIHAARYVLAVGTAGAIGVLSGSGHPHWAMAAAAVPLAGADLPSSVHRGLHRMMGTFLGLVVVAVVLLPEPWAPLTFFPGAEAAVLAFLVIIFQFTTELFMTRHYGLAMVSFTPVILLMTQLAAPADPYVLITERAVETVVGAVIGILVIVLVRRRRRTG, from the coding sequence GTGAACGCCCTGCGCCGGCATCTCCGCGACCTGCACAGCCTCGGCCCGGCCAACAGTGATCACCTGTCTGCCCTGCGCGTTGCCGTGAGCGTGGCCGTACCCTCGCTGGTCCTGCTCGTGTTCGGGCGGCCGGAGCTGATCATCTATGCCGTGTTTGGCGCCCTGACCGGAATGTACGGGCGTTCGGAGCCCCACCAGCTCCGCCTCAGGCACCAGGCCCAGGCAGCCCTGGTCCTGCTCAGCGGGGTTGGCGTTGGTATCTTCCTGTCCGTCAACCACCTGCATTCATGGTGGCTCGTGGGCGTGGAAGCGGTCCTGGCCGGCGTGGGTTCGGTGTTCTCCGACAGGGTGAACCTGAAGCCCAACGGCCCCTTCTTCGGCATCCTTGCGCTGGGCGCCTGTGCCTCAGTCCCCACAACCGTTCCCTGGTTTGCGGCGCTCTTCATCGCCGCCGCCTCAGCGGCGTTTTCAATCATCATCGGCTTTGGCGGCTGGGTGCGGGGCCGGAGGTGGCAGCCGGGAGCGACCCGGGCCGCGGCACCCCTGCGGGGACTGCGGCGCTACGCTGCGATGATCCACGCGGCGCGGTATGTGCTGGCAGTCGGAACTGCCGGCGCCATCGGCGTCCTCAGTGGCAGCGGCCACCCGCACTGGGCCATGGCCGCCGCAGCTGTTCCGCTTGCCGGAGCCGACCTGCCCAGCAGCGTGCACCGCGGCCTCCACCGCATGATGGGGACGTTCCTCGGGCTGGTGGTGGTCGCCGTCGTACTTCTTCCTGAGCCGTGGGCGCCGCTGACGTTCTTTCCCGGGGCGGAAGCCGCAGTGCTGGCATTTCTGGTCATCATCTTCCAGTTCACCACCGAGCTTTTCATGACGAGGCACTACGGCCTGGCCATGGTGTCCTTCACCCCTGTGATCCTGCTGATGACACAGCTTGCAGCCCCGGCCGACCCCTACGTCCTCATCACGGAACGTGCCGTGGAAACGGTGGTGGGGGCGGTGATCGGCATCCTGGTCATCGTGCTGGTCCGGCGCCGCCGCCGGACCGGCTAA
- a CDS encoding STAS domain-containing protein yields the protein MIEFTNETLANGVGVIRPVGRLNMVSAPHLGANIDALISDGTVRLVVDLAGTDFIDSSGLGALITGLKKTRQAGGDLRLANPTAQITAVLEMTNLNKVLQPVASVDGAY from the coding sequence ACCCTGGCCAACGGAGTGGGCGTGATCCGTCCCGTGGGCCGACTCAACATGGTCTCCGCGCCGCACCTCGGCGCCAACATTGACGCGCTCATCAGCGACGGCACGGTCCGGCTGGTGGTTGACCTGGCCGGCACCGATTTCATTGACTCGTCCGGCCTGGGCGCGCTGATTACCGGGCTGAAAAAGACGCGGCAGGCCGGCGGTGACCTCCGGCTGGCCAACCCGACAGCGCAGATCACGGCGGTCCTGGAAATGACCAACCTGAACAAGGTGCTGCAGCCGGTCGCCTCGGTGGACGGGGCCTATTGA
- a CDS encoding DUF6355 family natural product biosynthesis protein yields the protein MTHKSTSTIQRKTKLGAFAVAFAAIAVSFGATPAVATGTSPSAAVSSSTPCGFHMDGILARYNHCSHDGSNVYVQVTSLVTPGAPPGLGGGLTLLCLSPGDHALVPFVYGFITGATSDGTRCSTPNA from the coding sequence ATGACACATAAGTCGACATCTACAATCCAACGCAAAACCAAGCTCGGAGCCTTCGCCGTCGCTTTTGCGGCGATCGCCGTTTCATTCGGGGCAACGCCGGCCGTAGCAACCGGGACCAGCCCATCGGCCGCCGTTTCGAGCAGCACTCCCTGCGGATTTCACATGGACGGGATCCTCGCCCGCTACAACCATTGCAGCCACGACGGAAGCAACGTCTACGTCCAGGTCACGTCACTCGTTACTCCCGGAGCGCCTCCCGGCCTCGGCGGCGGCCTGACGCTGCTCTGCCTCTCTCCCGGCGATCACGCTTTGGTTCCCTTCGTGTACGGATTCATCACTGGGGCAACCTCGGACGGCACCAGGTGCAGCACGCCCAACGCCTGA